A genomic segment from Methanoplanus limicola DSM 2279 encodes:
- a CDS encoding coiled-coil domain-containing protein has protein sequence MNNENYSLCLTIIEQNNYSQLLRLADPIGKDGQTLWKLDGKSHKLDLPNIKTISMDRYQAKNNDLAIWKWELNPEDQKKQLSNRTNEKFYELIFLDDENIDSKDEIKTRKLEDLIDILISGFKIPEFITDNLLLVFDKSKRDGYICFDLKKSDYSIENNTMKIKEGTTLEIHKIREELCIDTDNYIKNATIKNYYAQRRIIYRERKLKKPDGQLKIKSFISLFKSYFEEITEKMNYDDEQRNIIKKTISNALDNREDIEAFFKLTGSDNEEFIFTHNTTSKFEETAQIIKKYASDKGMKNFLESVIENTPEFKEYYLDILKEDYLTDEKEKAEQELKILEEKKTDLQNIFNKKEKDLNNELKSLELKKAEITNEYRKKEEKITEYNNKISNLENRNEQLNKYCEEKVESIKENTGALLGEIAVLKGITQNSATPIQDYNLTKNCSKSFEGDNIYSITNKEDLIGGLEKNLDSILIPDEYNSGELARFIIGSYLSKTPVLLIGNTSQLLAETISITFCGRTSEIIFVPTGFRNYDELLNSVRSSESNVVFIKNAVGFCDEYIYLNLIKDNPDKFLLFSAEFQDTIRILPAGILGYMSLIDCEKIILPFNLNEIYDDLTPAKIEEMSNAEYNKNQYMKLYKEICELSEESGLKNGYNLLRAKILSTLLGPEKEENKSLINILLPELVTYNQIQENTDNYLDYLQTLDKTEYYKIAEKLSGGER, from the coding sequence ATGAATAACGAAAATTACTCATTATGTCTAACTATAATCGAACAGAATAATTATTCTCAATTGCTTAGACTTGCAGATCCCATTGGAAAAGATGGACAAACACTATGGAAATTAGACGGGAAAAGCCATAAACTTGATCTTCCGAATATCAAAACAATCAGTATGGATCGGTATCAGGCAAAAAATAACGATTTAGCCATATGGAAATGGGAATTAAATCCAGAAGATCAAAAAAAGCAACTGTCAAACCGTACGAATGAAAAGTTTTACGAATTAATATTTTTAGATGATGAAAATATTGACAGCAAGGATGAAATAAAAACACGTAAACTTGAAGATCTTATCGATATCCTGATATCAGGATTTAAAATTCCTGAATTCATAACTGATAATTTACTATTAGTCTTTGATAAATCTAAAAGAGATGGATATATTTGTTTTGATCTTAAAAAATCAGACTACAGTATAGAAAATAATACAATGAAAATTAAGGAGGGTACAACTCTTGAAATTCATAAAATTCGAGAAGAACTCTGTATTGATACTGATAATTACATCAAAAATGCTACAATAAAAAATTACTATGCTCAAAGGAGGATAATTTACAGAGAGAGAAAACTTAAAAAACCTGATGGGCAGTTAAAAATAAAAAGTTTTATCTCTCTCTTCAAAAGTTACTTTGAGGAGATTACTGAAAAGATGAATTATGATGATGAACAAAGAAATATTATTAAAAAAACAATATCCAATGCCTTAGATAACAGAGAAGATATTGAAGCATTTTTTAAATTAACCGGTTCAGACAATGAAGAATTTATTTTTACCCATAATACAACAAGTAAATTTGAAGAAACTGCTCAGATTATTAAAAAATATGCATCCGATAAAGGGATGAAAAACTTTCTTGAAAGTGTAATTGAAAATACTCCGGAATTTAAAGAATATTATCTTGATATATTAAAAGAAGACTATCTGACTGACGAAAAAGAAAAAGCTGAGCAGGAGTTGAAAATTCTTGAAGAAAAGAAGACTGATCTTCAAAATATCTTTAATAAAAAAGAAAAAGATCTTAATAACGAGCTTAAATCTTTAGAATTAAAAAAAGCTGAAATTACCAATGAATATAGGAAAAAAGAAGAAAAAATCACTGAATACAACAACAAAATAAGCAATTTAGAAAATAGAAATGAACAACTCAACAAATATTGTGAAGAAAAAGTTGAGTCCATTAAAGAGAATACAGGTGCCCTATTAGGTGAAATTGCTGTACTAAAAGGCATCACTCAGAATTCTGCAACTCCAATTCAGGACTATAATCTAACTAAGAACTGTTCTAAATCATTTGAAGGAGACAATATATATTCCATAACCAATAAAGAAGATCTTATAGGTGGACTGGAAAAAAATCTTGACAGCATCTTAATTCCGGATGAATATAACTCAGGTGAATTAGCCAGATTTATTATTGGCTCTTACCTTTCTAAAACACCTGTTCTCCTAATAGGAAACACATCCCAGCTTCTGGCTGAAACTATATCCATAACATTCTGTGGCAGAACTTCTGAAATTATCTTTGTTCCTACAGGTTTTAGAAATTATGATGAGTTACTTAACTCCGTCAGGTCAAGTGAAAGTAATGTAGTATTTATTAAAAATGCAGTTGGATTCTGTGATGAATATATCTACCTCAATCTGATTAAGGATAATCCGGATAAATTTCTTCTTTTTTCAGCAGAATTCCAGGATACTATAAGGATACTTCCGGCAGGAATCCTGGGATACATGAGCCTCATTGACTGTGAAAAAATAATACTGCCTTTTAATTTGAATGAAATTTATGATGATCTAACCCCTGCAAAAATTGAAGAAATGAGCAATGCAGAGTATAATAAAAATCAATATATGAAACTCTACAAAGAAATATGTGAGCTTTCAGAAGAATCAGGGTTAAAAAACGGCTATAACCTTTTAAGGGCTAAAATTCTCTCAACACTTTTAGGTCCTGAAAAAGAGGAAAACAAATCTCTTATCAATATCCTTCTTCCTGAACTGGTTACATACAATCAGATTCAGGAAAACACAGATAATTACCTCGACTATTTACAAACCTTAGATAAAACAGAGTATTACAAAATAGCAGAAAAACTGTCCGGTGGGGAAAGATAA
- a CDS encoding competence protein CoiA family protein, producing MEFAYDNKEPGNQVKVYAKELKKIRTESSSEKSKQYTCPYCGEYVKYYHGKIQEAHFRHIRGSLIAKTCDKYVSGNGIGTSKDRYLLDQKLLGFPLYIRKLGENFRLFIGLSPVPESTINDDIESSQEIIIKDPNYVQFDQIYLEDLIVDEITYKPLDYLYETYHIEYRHNPNPLTSKYGCFKEIYGIEPKGALFFCSDMFSRRIAFNGKITTDTYYYLVIPSAEILSNKKFLSIESCNILAVKSDLPEEWFVYKIKFTEITNESSEFARDLNLTLVEKPQKLTPLWPPHVQYGNQHIYKKDCHAHYLLESQKSVEKDKSSKEILQHKILIKIITLNAHLDILNVEVNKNETKIPLEEDNTQFNPVTSCKPSLNIPPYSPPTIAIQYGKKELQNHEELQTTKNSTISCKSNYKCSFCHIRNNYLKTLITNKLTIPQISDIKPGDTFLVLHGLDIISRIHFPQKNEKQSNEIKKSDNQMYQTLIQLKGQQITTPIILKYALQDPDEYPKVKSYILNSLRIGEIPKPAYDYIINNIKGGIFK from the coding sequence GTGGAATTTGCATATGACAATAAAGAACCTGGTAATCAAGTAAAAGTATATGCTAAAGAATTAAAAAAGATCAGAACTGAATCAAGCAGTGAGAAAAGTAAACAGTACACATGTCCTTATTGTGGGGAATATGTTAAATATTATCATGGAAAAATACAGGAAGCACATTTCAGACACATAAGAGGTTCTTTAATCGCGAAAACATGCGACAAATATGTATCCGGAAATGGAATTGGCACCTCTAAGGACAGATATCTGTTAGATCAAAAACTGTTAGGATTTCCATTATATATTCGTAAACTTGGAGAAAATTTCAGGTTATTTATTGGGCTTTCACCTGTACCAGAAAGCACAATAAATGATGATATAGAATCATCACAGGAAATAATAATTAAGGATCCTAATTATGTACAATTCGATCAAATATATCTCGAGGATCTGATAGTTGATGAAATAACATACAAACCTCTGGATTATCTTTACGAAACCTATCATATTGAATACCGCCACAATCCCAATCCGCTTACAAGTAAATACGGATGTTTTAAAGAAATTTATGGAATCGAACCGAAAGGCGCCCTCTTTTTTTGCAGCGATATGTTCTCAAGACGTATTGCATTTAACGGAAAAATTACAACAGATACATATTACTACTTAGTTATACCCTCAGCAGAAATATTATCCAATAAAAAATTTCTGAGTATTGAATCCTGTAACATATTAGCAGTTAAATCTGATTTGCCTGAAGAATGGTTTGTATATAAGATCAAATTTACTGAAATAACTAATGAATCTTCTGAATTTGCAAGAGACTTAAATCTGACTCTGGTTGAAAAACCACAAAAATTAACGCCACTGTGGCCTCCACATGTCCAATATGGTAACCAACATATTTACAAAAAAGACTGCCATGCCCATTATCTGTTAGAGTCCCAAAAATCAGTTGAGAAAGATAAATCTTCAAAAGAAATATTACAACATAAAATTTTAATAAAAATTATTACATTAAACGCACATTTGGACATTCTAAATGTAGAAGTTAATAAAAATGAAACAAAAATCCCCTTAGAAGAGGATAATACTCAATTTAATCCCGTTACTTCCTGCAAGCCTTCACTTAATATTCCTCCTTATTCTCCCCCAACAATAGCGATACAGTACGGTAAAAAAGAACTCCAGAATCACGAAGAATTACAAACCACAAAAAACTCCACAATATCCTGCAAATCCAATTATAAATGCAGTTTTTGCCATATCCGGAATAATTACCTAAAGACATTGATTACCAATAAATTAACGATACCTCAAATATCAGATATTAAGCCAGGCGATACATTCCTCGTCCTCCATGGCCTGGATATTATAAGCAGGATACACTTTCCTCAAAAAAACGAAAAACAATCCAATGAAATAAAAAAAAGTGATAATCAGATGTATCAAACTCTTATTCAGCTAAAAGGACAGCAGATAACGACTCCGATAATCCTAAAATATGCATTACAAGACCCCGATGAATATCCCAAAGTTAAATCATATATTCTAAACTCTCTTCGCATAGGTGAAATTCCAAAGCCAGCTTATGACTATATAATTAACAACATTAAAGGAGGAATCTTTAAATGA